The DNA region AGCGGGTTCTATACCATTACGTTTTACACAATTAGGTATTATAATCTATGTATTATGTGTttacttgaatatttatttcctaTCGGTCgccaaatatatttatctagttATTCACTGGGcgattaaaaatacttaatgattttTACCGATATGTAAGTACCTACTCCAATGTGGAAGTTGATTGAATGAGTTGGATGAGAACGCCAATTTTATGAAATgacgcattaaaaaatattttgatccaTGAGAACATCACTACTAAAGGAGGAAAAAATCTGTTACCCATAGGTTAAACTATGAATTTACCATTTTTACTCTAGTAAGATGCCCCGACTCAACACGGACAAAcgaagaacaaaaaaataattgatatggTGGTAAATTTTTATGTCCAACTTTTGCAGTGTCTAAGAGGTGCAGggcactaaaaataaaacgcgGTCGCACTACGAAATAGACGACACAATTTATAAGTGCCTCATAAAAATTTAGACTAGATAACAAGTGTCTACTACTACttacttataacttttttatttctagttctacgacaaaaagttactggaccaaagttgtagagaatttaatttgcaacaaaaaatgtttacaatttttttttgtcaggtaaatagtttaagagattcatcgtaaaaaccatttcaacccctattttcaagatggcggccgtgggacaagggtggcgaccccacaaacttggttttagctttacacggaccccctacacttcaaaataataaaattgcgtcctctaaaaacgcaaccccaaatgtaacttttcaatggactagatATAAAGTGACAGGTTGCTTTTACGTTTCGTATGGCTAGATATCTAGAaatccaaataaattaatgccATAAAATGTTCCTACGAATGCACTTAATACAAGGTATAGGTGTATCACAATGTCAGAATGTGATAACCTCTCTCTTAAGAAAACTGAAACTTATTAGTGTCTCTGTATTTACTCAGAAGTATGACCTTATGACCTGAAGCGAGTGCAGCACAAGTTATCTATAGTATGAGACACACTGTTTATCTAGAACGCATAATGAAAGCATTTACAATGCGTACGTACAAAAATTCAACATAAGCGATAATGACGTGAAAATCGGCGAATTTGTAACTCTACGTTATTACTGgctaaataaatatcacaattttaatttagagaTTGGGTCAGATAAATCATTGTTGCAAACTTGCCAGCTTTACCTCTAACACTTATGGTTAAGTTtttacaaagtttaaaatatggTTATGTTTATCATATTGGTTTCTAGTGATATGAATACTCATTTATTACGGGTTCGGCTAAAAGAGTTTCTAAAACTAATAGCATTTATGACTCATCCCATTAAATGTTACataggtaaatatataaaaatttaaagaccCTATATTCCTAACTTACATTCTTTTGTTTTCAGAATTAGTGACTTCCCAGTCTCCTGTTATTTCTTAGTGGTGCTACTCTGCTCCGCTCATGTCAGAAGTAAAGAGGTAATGACAGATATCGAAGCTTTGTCTGGCAAACCGACTCATTGCACATACGAATATGCATACGATATGTATGGAGCATATTGCGCTGGCCTTCGACTAACGAAAGTACCAAGCCTGAGAAGTGGAATCGATAAAAACTAAAGAGATAATTCTTAATGATTGCATCCTTTTCACAAACTTaaggacataatattataaatgatactAAAACTATCTGTCCTACTGatcatgtatatttttgtttacagatTCTAGATTTCAGCGACAACAAACTACAAGAACTTCATTCAGACACTTTGTCTAGTTACACCAGTATAAAGTTCCTGTACCTAGCAGAAAATCAAATCTACTCTATTGATGAAGATGCTCTCACATCATTTACAAGTCTACTAACATTAGATCTCTCGAATAACGTTATTTTACAACTACCTAACTCAATATTCCAATTACCATCTCTtcgtaaactttatttaaaaatcctcTTGTGCATCTGAGATTAAATGATTTAATGATAACGCGGCCGATAAAAGCTCCATTGGAGCTGCTAGACATATCTGATTGCAAAATAAAAGAGTTACCACAGTGGGGACCACTTCCTCAGTTGATTTTCTACAATATCTCCCATAATCCACTCACAACTTTAGATGCAGATCATTTTGCTGCGATGTGCAATTTAGCAAAAGTGGACTTGACTGAAtcaataaacgattttaaaCTGTGCAATTTAAAACCAACAGTTTCTTGGTTTCAAGAAAAAGGCGTTTTTTTCCAGTTGCAAGACTATACTAAACTAAATTCAATTGGTaacttttaaacaatattgaatttctaaatttattaattatgacaGGATTAataatttcgaataaataatttcttgttGCAGACTTTCAAAATTGTCCTCAAGTGAACAACTCGGTCATGTACAACGCAACATATCACCGATGCAAAGCAGATTATTTGGAGGTACACAAAATTTAAGTAacacttttcaatattttctattcCAACATAATGTGGTGGTTGTTTTAGATTGGTATTTCGTaacgaaaatttaataatttgcaGAATAAGCAGAATCACTTTTCTTTCATTGAGTCAAAActatagcaaatatttttaatataattgtacatAGTTCTATGCTGATACTTTacagaaaattaattattataacaaatgtcAATACTTGTAGCATGCATTGCAGTAATTTATGGCGTGTATGGTTGTAGTAATACGAGTTTGGAAAACTGTCATGAGGCTATATTGttaacaaatacataaataagcaAATTACGATTGTTGAGTCTATAATTATCTATATGCCATAAGTAAGGAATTTATCGGCCTATTATATAT from Manduca sexta isolate Smith_Timp_Sample1 unplaced genomic scaffold, JHU_Msex_v1.0 HiC_scaffold_1211, whole genome shotgun sequence includes:
- the LOC119191221 gene encoding LOW QUALITY PROTEIN: immunoglobulin superfamily containing leucine-rich repeat protein-like (The sequence of the model RefSeq protein was modified relative to this genomic sequence to represent the inferred CDS: inserted 1 base in 1 codon), whose protein sequence is PYIPNLHSFVFRISDFPVSCYFLVVLLCSAHVRSKEVMTDIEALSGKPTHCTYEYAYDMYGAYCAGLRLTKVPSLRSGIEILDFSDNKLQELHSDTLSSYTSIKFLYLAENQIYSIDEDALTSFTSLLTLDLSNNVILQLPNSIFQLPSLRKLYLXNPLVHLRLNDLMITRPIKAPLELLDISDCKIKELPQWGPLPQLIFYNISHNPLTTLDADHFAAMCNLAKVDLTESINDFKLCNLKPTVSWFQEKGVFFQLQDYTKLNSIDFQNCPQVNNSVMYNATYHRCKADYLEVQNIKASRRTWLTIGGGLAGFLVGFILLLYIMHRHNVSQIKNASKVKKVRPAADGDKQTTAILLNDVSQ